A stretch of the Chanos chanos chromosome 1, fChaCha1.1, whole genome shotgun sequence genome encodes the following:
- the LOC115818974 gene encoding fibroblast growth factor 4B-like, translated as MNVQSAVLPVIVFGLLSWSVRSAPLTGRQSDSAMQHWETLYSRSLARNPWEKRDINRDGDYLMGIKRLRRLYCNVGIGFHIQVLPDGKINGVHNENRYSLLEISPVERGVVTLFGVQSGLFVAMNSKGKLYGSGHYNDECKFRENLLANNYNAYESAAYPGMYIGLSKTGKTKRGNRVTPAMTVTHFLPRI; from the exons ATGAACGTCCAGTCGGCCGTTTTGCCAGTAATTGTTTTCGGACTGTTGTCGTGGTCTGTACGCAGCGCTCCACTTACAGGTCGGCAGAGCGACTCGGCCATGCAACACTGGGAAACACTGTACTCCCGCTCATTGGCTCGGAACCCatgggaaaaaagagacataaacCGGGACGGGGACTATTTAATGGGCATAAAAAGACTTCGGCGACTGTACTGCAATGTTGGCATTGGCTTTCATATTCAAGTTTTACCAGATGGAAAAATTAACGGGGTCCACAACGAAAATCGATACA GTCTTCTTGAAATATCACCGGTAGAGAGAGGTGTTGTGACACTGTTTGGTGTTCAGAGTGGACTCTTTGTGGCGATGAACAGCAAAGGGAAACTGTACGGCTCT GGCCATTACAATGACGAGTGCAAGTTCAGAGAGAATCTACTGGCCAATAACTACAATGCGTATGAATCAGCAGCATATCCAGGGATGTATATAGGACTAAGTAAAACTGGCAAAACAAAGCGAGGGAACCGTGTCACTCCTGCAATGACGGTGACACACTTCTTACCACGAATCTGA
- the LOC115824002 gene encoding fibroblast growth factor 3-like gives MWLSVLTPGWPSAGQRCDARLRRDASGRGGVYEHLGGAPRHRKLYCATRYHLRIHPNGKIDGTAEENNPFSILEITTVDVGVVAIKGLLSGRYLAMNHRGRLYASDAFSHECEFVERIHELGYNTYASRHYHTLTPLAGGFTHSSSTERLWYVSINVKGQPRRGFRTRGMERASLFLPLLLGNEDHDMVLLFGSSTWYRETILSTAGQTQHRMQRHGASVTQVNKTDD, from the exons ATGTGGCTATCCGTGTTGACACCCGGCTG GCCTTCGGCCGGCCAGAGATGCGACGCTAGACTGCGCAGGGACGCTAGTGGACGCGGGGGGGTTTATGAACATCTTGGAGGAGCACCCCGGCACAGAAAACTATACTGTGCCACCAGGTATCATCTGCGAATACACCCCAACGGTAAAATTGACGGCACTGCTGAAGAAAATAACCCGTTTA GCATTCTGGAGATCACAACAGTAGATGTGGGTGTGGTGGCCATAAAAGGGTTGCTCTCAGGCAGATATCTGGCCATGAACCATCGAGGGCGGCTGTATGCCTCA GATGCCTTCAGTcatgagtgtgagtttgtggaACGGATACATGAACTGGGCTACAATACTTATGCTTCCCGACACTACCATACACTAACACCATTGGCTGGTGGTTTTACACACAGTTCAAGTACTGAGAGACTGTGGTATGTTTCCATCAATGTCAAAGGCCAGCCAAGGAGGGGTTTTAGGACCCGGGGGATGGAGAGAGCTTCCCTCTTCCTTCCACTTCTGTTGGGAAATGAAGACCATGACATGGTGCTTTTGTTTGGTAGCAGCACATGGTACCGAGAGACCATTCTCAGTACAGCAGGTCAGACCCAGCACAGGATGCAGAGACACGGAGCCAGTGTGACCCAAGTCAACAAAACAGATGACTGA